DNA sequence from the Puntigrus tetrazona isolate hp1 chromosome 2, ASM1883169v1, whole genome shotgun sequence genome:
GCTtgtaattttacttatttataacaGCAACATCTTCACAAATGTAAAAACGAAGGCGAGTAGAGATTGTACagattaatttgtattttactttCCACCGTGttttttaaaactgcttttaactattaaatctattttaaggAAAAACATAACAACAGAAATCTGCCTATACCTtattaaaattactgtaaacACCATAAACCgctgtaatatatttcatatataggCTGCATAACTATATTAATGTTATCATTCAACACGAATACcgcattaaaataacatgcttaCAGCAGAGGGAGTAATTCAAtagtaaatttcacattttagtcGCAAATGTGACCATGCTGAAGCATTTAGGTTAATTTAGGGGTAAAaggagaaaaatatttttgagaaagCTGGTTTATCACGAGAAAAAACGAATGTAAACATTCAAGAATTGATTCAGCACCGAATCCCTCACTCTAAAGCCCGCCACTTTGACATAACTTTGGTAGTTTTACCCAGAGCCATTTATCTGTCTTCTTTATCGGGGTCTGTTTTCACAGTCTTTTCGGTCACACCGCTTTTGGGCTTATTTGTGATGTTCCTTTTACGCTTTTAGTGCTTTTTGGCTATAAgccattgtttaaaaaaaaaaaatctttacaatcTCTCAGTTTCCGGTTTCCCACATGGACTGCCCCATTGTAAGCATTTTCCTACCTTTAAATCATAATAGTCCCAGCCTAAAACAAAGCgctctgatgatgatgatgtgtttcACAGTGAAATTGTTTATTTCTGATATTAAAGAATTATAGCTAATCATACACTAATCATGGCCAAATTTACCCAatgatttcagaaaaaaacgATTCGCAGCATCTGCTATTGATTTATATATCCCTCTCAGGTGCATCATAAGTCCCTCATCTTCATTTGTCCCAGACTCTTGAATAAATGACAGAGACCcagaggaggaagatgaagatgTGCTATCAAGAGCAGCTGTGGCACAGCAGCTGGTCTGACAATGTGTATGTGGCCTGAATGCGCATCTACTTATCTAGGGTGCCAGAAGAAGGTCACTGCTCGTCTGCTTTCAAACGTCTCACCATTGATTATATATGAAACTATTTGAGactttgtgtcatttttaaaaagcacccaagagtttttttttgtttagtttttttctgttgatttatttcaaGCAGATGACTTCGATTTAAACGTGCGATTGGAAGTTATTTTGATGCAGCTTTGTCAATATTAATGtagaaagtgtttttgaagTAATATTTTACTGCTAGCTGCACCCCCTCTAGCGGTAAATTTGTAATATGGCATGTTGAGCGACTACGTTTATTTTAAGACGCATTACACGAGCATCATGAAAGTGTATTATACAGTGATTAAATAATTAGTTCTTATTttccatatacattttttccaaaaatttgAATTCAGAGGTTTTATTTTCGTCATCATTGGTATGTTGtcatactaatatttttaaaaaattacactgGACATTGTCTTTTGACTCTTTTtgatttattgcacaaaattcCCAGTCAGTTCCATCTGTCCTACTGAAATAATtcacaaatctctctctctctgtgtgtgtctgagtgtgtgtgtgtgtgtgtgtgtagagagagagagagagagagagaaacagagagagaaagaacatcTAATAACTAATACAGTATGAACTatgaaataacacttttttcatttaattacatacatacatcttCTAccgacaataataataataataatggtaacacttttcaGTAATTCCCATTTCTGCATTACTAACAATGacaaatacatttgttacagtacttattcatctttgttaacattagttaatataaaaactgctctttttagttcatgttagcacAGGTCTGTTTCATCATAGGCTATTAACAGTTATAGCTTTTTGATTGTACTAGTGTATTAGTGaatgctaaaattaacattaattaagaTTAATCAATGCTTTGgacgtatttttatttttttagctcaTGTTAGATATACGTTAACAAATAATGGTAACTTAGATGCGACGTTTAATGAAGCGTATTTGAATGTACCACATGCAGCTTCAGTAGTACTTTAGGGCAGAAGACATCTATATTCGTCCTCAGCAGTATTGAATCAGTTCGCTCATGGTGCATCCTGAAGTACAGCAGACGCCCGCTGGCCCCACATCACGGCGGGACCTGGAGGACATGCTGAGATCCTGCGCGGTGCTGGAGCGTCCCAGAAGCTCTGCTGGTGGGCTTGTGTGCTGATGGGGGGCCGGACGCTCTGTCCCGCTCTCAGGGGAGTCACGCTCCCTCCACTGATCGTCCTCAGCAGTCAGGGTTCCTCTCTGGTGCGCCTCTCTGTCGAGCCAGTTTTGTAGATTCCCTGAAAACACGACAGATGGAGTGTCAACACAGAGAATAAAGTGAATGAAATGGGTAAAGAATCGTCTGAAGGAGGCAAACCTACTGTGCGGGTTTGCGAAGTGAAGGTCTGAACCGGGTGCGTTTCGTCTGAGTCGAGAGCTTCCACATGAGGTGACCACCATCCGAATGAACTCACGACCGCAAAGCTTCACACGTACATCTTGACCCTCAGTCTTGGGAGTCTCGAGAAGAACTAAAAAAGCTAAAGATGCAAACCACTTCACGTTCATGGTGTTTCTTGGGGTGTTCAAATTGGAATGCTAAATATTCAAGTGTGTTCAGGTTCTGCGGGCTACTTATCAAACCAATTTGGGGGTTTTTATACCCCCCATCAGATCTCTGGCATGCAGAGGTCCTACGAGTCCTACGAGCATCTATCTGGCCTTGGATGAAGAAAATCATGTTCTGATCTTTGAGGCCTTCAGATAAAACATGTCAGCTGTGATATATTGTATTGCCTCAAGGAAAGTTCAAGGAAAATTGTGATAGCTGGTCACAATTTTCGTATTTACTTGTAATATCTCTTTTATGAGTTTACAGAAATGCGtcagtgaaatgcttttattatatatgggCAAGTTGTCTCCATAGTAACCATACATATCACTAAATCTctaatagatttatttaatgtttatgatCATATGCACCTTATATGTGAATATCAATATTTGTGAGGTTTATTATCTATCTGTGGACATATTCATTCCTTTGGATTCCTAgggtaaatatttttatttaatattttttacatttatttatttatttttgtggggACAGAAGCCCTCTAGTGGAATGTTGTTGCTAGGGCTTTCTTagaatgtacttttaaaattattataatgtatgtaGTTATTATCAGCGTTGGGAAGTGACTAGTTACATGTAATGGCGTTAcgtatttaattacaaaataaatatagctgTAATCTGTTACagttattaagaaaaaaatgtgtaattaaattacagttacttatGAAAACgttaatgattaaaatgttaataaaaagaagggttctgaatattttcacattGCAGATGTGATTGATTTCTTTACAAAATTGTATTAACTACTATGAGACATCAATGTTTAGGAAACAGAAgtttatatatgctttttttaaagatgtgttCTGTGTTCCTTTCCCAAGGTACTTTTAGATGCCAGTGTCATAGCTAAGATTTGTTCTCAAAAAAACAGTATAACTTATGAAACGCTATCTCGTGATTAACCTCAGTAGTTAACCTCAGAACAAACTAAAAGAGTTGCTGATTTTGTACTGGCTGTgctataaaatgaaattattataatcttaatACAACTGATGAATGATTATGAAAGCCCGGCAGTAATCAGTGTTGTTGAGTTCTGTAAGGTTAACCCTgcctgttttaaatgttttaaaagattaagaCTAGAAATATGAATTCAGAGTAATCAAAAAGTAAcgaaattatattacattaataaaataactgaaatagtTATACAccttattgcattttaaatagggCAATCTGTAACCTATTACATGTCTAAAGTAAACTTCCCagtgttatttaataatttggtgAATTAGACATTTCAAACATTGTGATATTCATACACTTTAGGCCAGTTGAATGGAATCATTTATTATTGCCCTTATTGTGATATACAGTATGCATCTTTAGTCTTTAAGttgtctttaaatgttttcatttaacaaaaaaatcacaccATGGGACATCTTCTCACGTACATCTTCTCACCTTTACGCATCAAGATCATCAAGAAATGGTTATGCAAAACAATATGCACGCTTGACACCTACTTGAATGACCTTTagctattcattttaattcgATATACTGATGATTTATTTGTGTTCGCTGTTGGGGTGGGTTAAACAACAGAGGAGGAACgtacaataaataacaaaaagatgCATTAGTTATTCCAGTATTGTCTGAATTCACCAGATGATCCCATAATTGACCGTTATGCAGTAATTCCCTGCCGTCATTGGCGGAGGATGACCTTTGCTGTTCAACAAAGGCCACTAACGTGCTGCTGTCAAGGGCTCTTGTCTTTACATTCCCTTAATTGAAGTTGAACATTTCACTCAAAACACTGGCATCACGGGTCCTCTTGATCCTTAAATCCTATTAGACATTAAGTCAGATCGCTTGACTTCTCACTGTCGCTAGTTTACGTGCTCACTTAGCGCTTAGATTGTTTTcagagaagacaaaaaaatgaagatgTTCATGGGAAAACTCCGAAAACAATACGAACAAAGCCTTTTATAGCAAGCCAAAGGAAAGCAACCCCTCTGAGATTCACATTGAGCATGGACTAAATACAGAAAACGTTACTGGTTTCATTTGCATGTGGTTTCatgcaggtttttttattaatgattatatGGTGAATTATTTATGTAGCGACATACATATGGTGAACTAGTTCACTTTTTAACAATTTGCTTATCTTTTATTAGTTTTCCAGTATATGCAAGTTGCAGGAATATGTCGTTATGTAACACAGCAAAAGGGACTTTCTTATTTAAAGTCTGATGatattatgataatattatgttttaaaagaaggaTATAGGATTATATTGCACGGGGTAAAAAGGAAGGGGAACAgaaacaaagtatttttttgttatcgTATGGCTCTGGCTTACTGCAGATATAAACAATAATcgttacaaataataaaacagttgaGGAAATCACCCTTCAGACCTTCCAGAAACAGTCAAAATATGTGTTGTGCTAATCTGAAGGGGTGATAAAGTGCTTACTGAAGACTAGTCAAAtacaatgtttatattattattattttctccgTTTTATCAGTCTTTGAAAGCCATGGTATCCAAATGCACTTCGCCTGAAATAGAAACTATGTGAAAGCAACACTCCAAATACACCAAAGGTGCCTGAAGGCCACATAAGTCTCGCTTGATCCTCGGAaatccttttttgttttaattgaggaagaaatattttcataatctgAGGATTGATGTATCTGTACGGTGCACTTCCACCACCTTATAGAGAGGCGATGATGGATCAAATCGTTCTAATACTTTGTGCAGTTTGCAGTCTGTGCTGTACATCCTTTTCGTTTGAATCCACTTTTTTTGCCTGACAAATGAACAGATGCTGCTGAAATTCAGCAAAGGCTCACCGAAGATCTTTGGCGACATGCCATTTGTAAGCCATCTTAAAGCTAATGGCTTGATTTTCTTTAACCTGGCGTTCACCCATCTTTTAAATCCCGATTTAATTCAAGGCAGGCTGGGAACCTGAGCTCACTGTTCAAGGGCAGCGAGGCAGTCGGGGTGACAAGGACGTTCAGTGATGACACTGGCCAATGTGATGTCTATTGTCCTCATCGGAGTCCTCAGCTGGAGGCCCGAAGCAGTTCTCTAATTTTCGTTGCAGTCTCTTCTTGAGGTTCAAACCCCGCTGGACTTTGGTGTTAGTGCACTCCTGGGCCTTCAACTTGGCGTAATAGTCAGAGAATTTGTTAAACAGGATGGAGATTGGCATTCCATTTAGAATAATACCAAAAGATATGCACCCGAAGGCCACCACCCGACCAGAGTAAGAAATGGGCACCACGTCTCCGTACCCCACCGTAGAGATGCTCACCtgtaacagtaaaaaaaagaaagagattaaaacaatgttttaaatactgGTCCAGAACACAGTAAAATAAGAGGGAATTATGTCTCCACATCAGTTTATCATCTTAGAATTTGGCATGCAAGTCAAATTAGTAAGACTTAGTAAGCCCCAGGAAGTTCCAAACTAATCTAACTTTTCCAATCAGCATGGATGCCTCCAATTGAGCGGCATTACAAGGTATTATATAAGATTAAACACAGCTGCCAGAGGATAAGGACTAACAATTTAAAGAGGATAGGAGGATAAAACAGCCACAGcaaatgatgataatgataacaataaaaaacactcACATGCAAGGGATGCTATTAATAAATGGGTACAATGATGCccagttgttttatttgtatttttgtatactTGCACATTAATAAGATACACGTATGTACGCTTTGATGTTTAAGACCAAATGTATGTGGATACCCTTCTTCAAAAAAACTGCTTTGGCTATATAAACTAAATCTGATGGTAGGTTAAATTAAGATTACAGCTAAACAGTATTCTTagagaaacacatttattataaaggGGCAGAGACAAGAGCTTCTTAAACTAGACAAGCAGTTTATTGAGTCTAATGCGGTGCATGATGTAAACactattgcattatttattaatatttcgaaattgtttttatttttatgttttctgatTTAGCGATTTTGTGTGCTTTCTATTACTTTTGGAATACgcttagtttaatttatttttattgagttTTCCAtcaagtatttatattttatttcacttttatttcaattactaTCAGTAGCATGGAAGACTGGACTGTACACAGCCCGAACCTGATCACCACTGGTCCCCTGTGAGCCCACTCCATCGCCCCACATCAGTGTCTGACCTCACTGATGCTCTCGTCTCTGAATGGAAGCAAATCCCCACAGCCATGTTCTAACACTGAGCTGAAAGCCTTCCCAGAATAGAGGAGGCTGATACAGCAGCAACGCGCTAATAATAGCCATGGTTTTAAAACTATATGCTCAGGTAGCGCACATAGCTTTGGCCTTGTATAGGAATTACACAAATTATACTGCAGTTCCGCTGCAAAGCGATGAATGATTTGAGACTACTTGAGACATACTCACCGCTGCCCACCACCAGGCATCTGGTATACTGCTAAACGGTGTTCCTGCAACATCCTGCTCCACTGAGTGCATCAGTGCAGAGAATGTGAAGATCCCCATGATAATGAACAGAAACAGGCAGCAGACCTGTTCAAAACACTGGCGAAGAGTGAAGCCAAAAGCCCGCATGCCCGTCGAGTGCCTCGCCAGTTTCAAAATGCGAAAGATTCTCATGAGTTTGACGACTTTGAGCACTTTGCTAACCTTGCTAACCCTCGCCATCGTTTTCAGATCATCCTGAACGCTCAGATCTTCCTGGTCAGCAAAAACCTCAAATACCAGCTGGATAAAGTAAGGCATGACAGCCACTAAGTCTACAAAATTAAGTGCACTCTTCAGAAAATGCTTGACGTTGCAAGTTGTCAGCAAGCGAAGGAAGTACTCGAAGGTGAAGAAGAGGATTGAAGTGATCTCCACACACTCCATGTAGGTTCTTCCATAGATTTTATAGTATTTCAGCTCGCTCACTGTGTTTAGAGTCATTGCTACAATGGAGATGAGCACAAAGAGGCTGGAAAACACAGCGAAGGCCTTAGCAGACATCGAGGAGTATGGGTTCTCCATCAGGTCCCATAGCATCTTGCGAATGCCACCA
Encoded proteins:
- the insl3 gene encoding insulin-like 3 (Leydig cell); this encodes MNVKWFASLAFLVLLETPKTEGQDVRVKLCGREFIRMVVTSCGSSRLRRNAPGSDLHFANPHRNLQNWLDREAHQRGTLTAEDDQWRERDSPESGTERPAPHQHTSPPAELLGRSSTAQDLSMSSRSRRDVGPAGVCCTSGCTMSELIQYC
- the si:rp71-39b20.4 gene encoding potassium voltage-gated channel subfamily V member 2; this translates as MDHPRRHLKKLKKRRSSLFASVKLNASFSQSIEEEESAFPFSQDSSVKPWTSMDNLDTPSPQASDKRHQEKRKSSETEAAKMPHRHSTVINVNVGGKLFTIPKHLAIRYPKTRIGSLALCKDPVKQLTLCDDYCVLTNEFFFDRDPTFFHYIFHFYCSNVLWVMESLCPVNFEEEMKFWGLHLRDTPRCCRILYEEKLDEIRDQLKVNRELMAEIEPQHNEEGFKTMCFGGIRKMLWDLMENPYSSMSAKAFAVFSSLFVLISIVAMTLNTVSELKYYKIYGRTYMECVEITSILFFTFEYFLRLLTTCNVKHFLKSALNFVDLVAVMPYFIQLVFEVFADQEDLSVQDDLKTMARVSKVSKVLKVVKLMRIFRILKLARHSTGMRAFGFTLRQCFEQVCCLFLFIIMGIFTFSALMHSVEQDVAGTPFSSIPDAWWWAAVSISTVGYGDVVPISYSGRVVAFGCISFGIILNGMPISILFNKFSDYYAKLKAQECTNTKVQRGLNLKKRLQRKLENCFGPPAEDSDEDNRHHIGQCHH